A single Struthio camelus isolate bStrCam1 chromosome 6, bStrCam1.hap1, whole genome shotgun sequence DNA region contains:
- the HOXD13 gene encoding homeobox protein Hox-D13 yields MCKAMSKAASWEMDGLRGDSSGGGGGGGGGGGGGAPGQCRNFLSSPVFGAAHTGRAAAAAAAAAAAAASGFGYGGGGERAGAARPDPPAKDCPGSAAPPAAPALGYGYHFGNGYYSCRMSHGVGIQQNALKSPPHASIGGFPVEKYMDVSSLTSTSVPANEVSSRAKEVSFYQGYTTPYQHVPGYIDMVSTFGSGEPRHETYISMEGYQSWTLANGWNSQVYCAKDQTQSSHFWKSSFPGDVALNQPDMCVYRRGRKKRVPYTKLQLKELENEYAINKFINKDKRRRISAATNLSERQVTIWFQNRRVKDKKIVSKLKDNVS; encoded by the exons atGTGCAAGGCCATGAGCAAAGCAGCGAGCTGGGAGATGGACGGACTGCGCGGCgacagcagcggcggcggcggcggcggcggcggcggcggcggcggcggcgcccccgggcaGTGCCGTAATTTTCTCTCCTCGCCCGTTTTCGGGGCGGCGCACAcgggccgcgcggccgccgctgccgccgccgccgccgccgccgccgcctcggggttTGGctacggcggcggcggggagcgcgcgggggcggcgcggcccgaccCCCCGGCCAAGGACTGCCcgggctccgccgcgccgccggccgcccccgcgctcgGCTACGGGTATCACTTTGGCAACGGATATTATAGCTGCAGGATGTCCCACGGGGTTGGGATCCAGCAGAACGCCCTGAAGTCTCCCCCCCATGCCTCCATTGGCGGCTTTCCCGTGGAAAAGTACATGGACGTCTCCAGTCTGACCAGCACGAGTGTCCCCGCCAATGAAGTCTCCTCCCGGGCGAAGGAAGTGTCCTTTTACCAGGGCTACACAACCCCCTACCAGCACGTTCCGGGGTACATAGACATGGTCTCAACGTTTGGCTCTGGGGAACCGAGACACGAAACATACATATCAATGGAGGGCTATCAGTCCTGGACTCTGGCTAATGGCTGGAATAGTCAGGTTTACTGTGCTAAAGATCAGACACAGAGCTCACACTTTTGGAAATCGTCCTTTCCAG GGGACGTTGCACTAAACCAGCCAGATATGTGTGTCTACCGGCGTGGGAGAAAGAAGCGAGTGCCGTACACAAAACTGCAGCTTAAAGAACTCGAGAATGAATATGCCATTAACAAGTTCATTAACAAGGACAAGAGGCGAAGGATATCCGCAGCCACAAACCTGTCTGAGAGACAAGTTACCATTTGGTTTCAGAACAGGAGGGTGAAGGATAAGAAAATAGTCTCGAAACTGAAAGACAATGTATCTTGA